In Polyangia bacterium, the genomic stretch TGATCGGCTCGTCGGGGTCGGCGGCGCGGCCGCCGGTGAACGTCATCGACGACTGAACGCCAAGGCCTTTGACGGCCGAGGCAATCGCGGGGATCCTGAACCCCAGGGGGATTATTGAGCAGCACCGAACCGCCCGTCGACACCCTGCCGCCAGGGACGACGCTGGGGAGATACGAGATCCGTCACTTGATTGGCCAGGGAGGAATGGGCTCCGTCTACGAAGCCATCCACCGCGATCTGAAAAAGCGCGTGGCGGTCAAGACGCTGTTGCCCGCGCTGGCCGCCAGCGCCGAGGCCAAAGAAAGATTTTTCCGCGAGGGCGAGGCGGCCTCGCGCATCCGCCACCCCAACGTCGTCGACGTCACCGACGTCGGCGCCGAAGGGCCGATCACGTATCTGGTGATGGAGCTTTTGCAGGGCGAAGACCTGGCGGGTTTGATTCGCCGGCAAGGGCCGCTGCCGTTCGACCGCGCCGCCGACATCATGCTGCCGGTGATGGCCGCCATCACCACCGCGCACGAACAAGGCGTCGTTCACCGCGATCTCAAGCCGGAGAACATTTTTCTGGCCACGTCGGATTTCGGGGCCATGACGCCCAAGGTGCTGGACTTCGGCATCTCGAAGGTGCTGGACGCCGTTCAGCGGGCGGCCCTGACCGGGACGGCGGTGACGCTGGGGACGGCGTATTACCTGCCTCCCGAACAGCTGCGCGGATCGCGACAGGCCGACGCGCGCGGCGATCAGTATGCGTTGGGCGCGATCCTGTACGAATGTCTGACCGGGCGGCGGGCCTTCGACGCCGACAGCCTGTACGCCGTGCTGAAAGCGGTCAGCGACGGAACGTTCCCACCAGCGCACGAACTGCGGCCCGATCTGCCGCCGGCGCTGGAGGCGACCACCGTGCGCGCGATGCAGGTCGAGCCGACGGCCCGCTTCGCGTCGGTGCGGCAGCTGGGCGCGGCGCTGCTGCCCTTCGCCAGCCCGTCGGCGCGCTCGGTTTGGCAGGGTTTTTTCAGCGGTGAAAGAACCGGCCTGACGCCGGCCCCGATCGGAACCGCGGTGCTGACGCCGGCGGCGCTGCCGACCGGACCGGGGCACACCTCGGCGCTGGCGCTGGCGCCGCAAGCGGGAGATCGGGCGGTGGCCGGCGGCAACCACGGCGGCACGCCGTCCGCCGACGAGCTGGCGGCGGCGCTGGGACGGTCGCGCTCGCGCCTGCCGCTCATTGCCGGGTTGGTGGTGGCGGCAGTGGTGGGCCTGGTGATCGCGGCGATGCGCCACGAATCGGCCACGCCCGCGACGACGACGGCAACGACGGAGGCGACTACCGCCACGCCCGCACCCGCCGAGCCCGCTGTCGCGGCAGCGCCACCGGCCCCGGCGGCCACGACCGCCAAGCCGACCGAGGAACCGGTCGTCGTAGTGGACGCCGCCGTTTCCCCGACCGTGGCACCGACGATCAGCGCCGCCGCGGCACCGCCGGTGGTGGCCGCCCCGACGACCGGTCCCGGCAACAGCCCCCCACGCGCTCGCCGTCCGCACGCCGAGCCGGCGAAGAACGAGCCGGCGGGGACGATCGTCAAGCCACCGTCCAGACCGGCGCGGCGAAAACCGGCGGACGTTCTTCCCAACAACGCGCCCATCGTCGAGTGAGAACCGGCGTCGTCGAAACGGCGGTACCAACCGCGCCGGTGCTGGCTCTGCTTCTGGTGGCGAGGCTGGCGGGCGCCGCTCATGCTGGCGCACCGGACGCCGGAGCGCCCGACGCCGCCGGGACCGCCCCGCCGCCGCCAGCCGACACGCGCACCACGGCGCAGATCGCCGCGCTGTGGAACCGCCAGCACACGCCGGCGCCCGGTCCAGCGCGGGCGATCGGCGCAACCGCGGCCGGCTGCCTGCAAGGCGCCGAGGCCCTGAGCCTGCGCGGTCCCGGTTACGTGCTGATCCGTCCCAGCCGGCGGCGTGGGTTCGGTCATCCGGCCATGCTGGCCTTCCTGCGCCGGCTGGCGGCGGCCACCAAGCAAAAACGCCTTCCGCCCCTGCTGATCGGCGATGTCTCCCAGGCGCGCGGCGGTCCGACGCCCAGCGGACACCGCAGCCACCAGTCGGGGCTGGACGTCGATCTTTTCTACGCCCTCCCGCACGGCGTGAACGCCACGCAGCTGCTCGCCCCGCTGACCGAGACCATCGTGCTGCCGCCGGTGGTCGATCTGCACACCCACAAGATGACGCGATACTGGACCGAAGCGGTGCGCACCCTGATCGAGCAAGCCGCGCGCGATTCGGCGGTCGATCGCATCTTCGTCAATCCGGCGATCAAGCGGCAGCTGTGCCACGAGCTGCCGCGCGACACCGCCTGGCTGGGGCGGCTGCGCCCGTGGTGGGCGCACCACGATCACTTTCACGTCCGCCTGGCCTGTCCGGCCGACAGTCCGGCCTGCGTGCCGCAAGATCCGCTTCCGCCCGGCGACGGCTGCACGGCGATGGACTGGTGGTTCACGCCTGACTCGCAGTCGACGCAGACCAAGAAACAGAAGGCGGAGGCGGCGACCCCCATCCAGTTGCCACCGGCGTGCGCAGCGGTCCTTGACGCACCTTCGCGCTGATCGCGGCGTGCTACTGCGCCACCCGCTGGATCAGCTCGGGCCGTGGGTTGACCATGCCGGAGACCAGCAAGCGGCCGGCCTTGCCGTCCCCGCGGATGCGCAAGACCATCTCGACCACCGTCTTCAGATCAAGGCCGTCTTTCTTCAGGCCGGCCAGATCGACGGCGATGTCTTCCGGGGCGCCGCGGCTCAGGGTCTTGCCGCCGCCTTCCTGCTGGTTGCCCTTCGCGTCCTTGAAGATCACCCGGACCTCGACGCTCTGCTGCGTGCCTTCGTACATGGCGGTGAAGCTCCAGCGCTCGCCGAAGCTGGAATAATCGACGCCGCCCAAGGGGACCAGCATCTCGGTCCATTCCTTCGAACCCTCGGGCCAGTGAAACTGCCCTTGGGCCACCTCAAAAAATTTTCCACGCGCCTCTTCCAGGGCGCGAATGCGTCGACCCTGCCAGGACGATCCGGCGGCGAACGACGCCACGGAGAAAAGCACGATGGCGATGGTCCAGAAGAGGCGTGTCTTCATCGGTTTCGCTGTCCCTGCGTTTCGATTCTGAACAGAAGACAGAACAAAGGACCGCCGCGTAACAAGCGATGGTCCTTTGTCTGTCAGCTCCGACGGCGTTCGCCGTGTCGTTAGGCTCTCAAGTTACTACAACGAGCGGAGGAAATTCAGGACGTCCTGCTGGTTGGTGGCCGACAGGGCGTTGAAATTCGCCACCACCGCGTTCGCCTCCGACGCGCAGATCTGCGTCTGGGTGAAAGGCTGGAACCAGACCCCGTTGGCGTTGAACTCCTGGTAGTTCTGCGTCGTCACGCAGGTGTTGCCCGGGCTGGTGTGGGCCTGGATGGCCTGGTACAGGTCCGACGTGCGGCCGTCGTGCAGGAAGAACAACCGCTGCCCCACACCCCACAGCGGCGCCGAGCGGAAGTCGGCCGGACCGGCATTGCCCTGGTTCACGCCGTCGGCCAACGTCGCGCCCAGGTGGTGCACGGCGAAGTCCGAGTACGGGTGATAGGTGACGTTCGACATCCCGCCGAACGGCGACGCGGCGGTGGTCAGGCTGGGGCTGTGGCAGTTCGCACACCCGACGTTGACGAACTGGCTCGACCCGTTCGTCGTGGACGGCGTCGGATCCGCCGGCGCCGGCGGCGCCGAGAAGCGCATGAAGTTGGCGAAGTTCACCACGTCCGACAGACCGGCCGACGTGCTGACGCCGTCTTCGGGGGTGGCGTTGAATACGCAGCCGGCCACGGCGGCGCGTTCATTGGTGAAGACCTCGTTCGAGACGCCCTGCTCGACGTTGTAGGCCTCGCCGGCAAAGACCAGCAGCGACTTGTTCTGCGCCTTCCAGCCGAACCGGGTGACGCTGCCGTCGTTGCCGCTGGTGTTGAGGTGGCCCGAGATCCCGAGCGCGCTCTTGGCTGCCGCGTTGGCCGCCAGGTTCGCGCGCAAGGTCAGGTCAGACGTGTTCTCGACCAGGCCCAAACCGAAGGTCGGCGTGGGAATGCGAAAGCTGGCGTTGTTGGCGGCCAGCTGGGCGACGAAGTTCGGCTGGGCGAGGTTGCAGCCGGGCGCGTCCGTGCGGCCTTTGATGCTGAACAGGCCGGTGACGCCGCCGTCCAGCGGCGCGTTGTTTGCGTTCGAGACCGCGATGAGGCGCATCTCGCGCACCGGACCGTTGGCTTTAATGAAGGACGGCAAGATGTTCGTGGCACCGTCGCGGGTGGCGTCCGCCACCTGCGGGTTGATGGGCGGGCTGCTGCCGCCGGCCGCCGGAAAGGCGTGGCAATCAACGCAGCCAGTGGCGTTGAACGTCGGGCCCAGACCGGCGCCGTCTTCGCCTTCGATCCCGCCCGATACAGAATCGATCTCGCTGAAGACGTCGGCGGCGTCGGCGAAGACGCCCTGTTCGGCCGCCGTCAATCCCGCCAGGGCGGTGCCGGCCGCCGCCGGTCCACCGCGCGGGCCGGGGTCGTGAACGCCGGCAGGCGGCGACACCAACGCCGCTGTCTCCGCTTGCGCTCCCGTGGCCGGGCTGTCCGCCGGTTGATCCGCGACCGCGTCTGCGCAACCAATCCCCGCTCCCGCCAATCCGACCATGAGCAATCTCAATCCCGTTCCCGTCGTCAATCTCATTGGGGTTCCTTTCACGACGAGACAGCAAAACCTCGGCTAGTGAATAAGGCGCCTGCTCTCTCGTCGCGAAGGCGTGTGTGCAAGACACACGCCTCTCGTCGGCAACGGATTTTTGATATCTCCAAAACCGAATCGCCGACCGACCGAGAGAATTAAACGCTTTTTTCTCGTCTGTTTTTTGACAGAGGGCTGCCGCCCCCTTGCGCGCGTGCCAGGGGCCCTTGCACGCCGGCCATTGACTGGCGATCACCGTCGCCGCCCCACGGAGCCCAAAAACACGACGCCATCAAAAAAAGCGCGGATCTTTCCGGAGCAAATTTCGCGGGCGATCAGCCTGACGAACGCTCAGTCGATCGCCGGCGAGAAAAACTTCCGCGGCGATCAGAACAGCAGCAGCTCGCCCTCGGGCGGCACGTCCCAATTCAGCAACCGCGCGTCGGGGATGATCGGCGCCGGCACGTCGATCTCGATCCCCACGCCGACCACGCCGTCGGTGGCGAGCAGGATCCACGGCCGCAGATCGCCGGACAGCGCCCGCAGCTTTTCGGCGCCCACCACCGCCGGCAACGCCTGCTGCAGTTGAATGCCCGCACGCAGCATCTGGTTCTTGATGCGCCCCATCAGCTGATTGGTCAGCTCGGCGATCCAGTTGTCGGGCCCGTTCACGTCCGGCCGCGAGCGGCCGAGCGGTCCGCTGGATGCCCCCAGCACGATCGCCCCTTCGATCCCGTCGCCGATGAAGGCAACGCGGCCGAACTGGTCGGGCAGCAACGGCTGCATCGCCATCGGAAAAGCGCAGGGCTCGGTGGTCACGCCGTAGTCGGCGAACAGGCTGCCGATTCCGCGCACCGCGGCGCAGAAGAACAGCCGTTCAATCTCGGCGGGGGCCACCGCACGAACCGCATCGACGGGTGCTTCCGTGTCCATACCGATCTCGCCGTCTCTGTCATCGACGGAAGCTGGCAGCGACTTGAGGGCGAGCGACAAGCGTCCGGTCTCCTCAAGGTTGATGACGCTCCCGCCGTTCCCTCGCTTGCCAAGCGGGCGCGCCTACCCAGATTGCCATGAACCTTCGAGCCAAGCTGGTCCGCACAATGGTGGCCGCGCTGGCCTTGATCGCCTCGGCAGTGTCACTGGCCGTGACCGCCTTGCATATCTGGTCGACCCGCCAGACGCAGACGCTGGTCGAGACCCAGATTCAACAGGGCATCGTGCGCAAGGGCTACAGCCTGGTGGCGAACCAAGCCCAGGCCCTGCGCGAGCTGGTGGCGGACAATGCCTTCGGCGACGTGCGCCGCCTGGTGCGCGCCACCTTGCACGACGATCCCGAGCTGGTCTTCGGGTTGTTCCTGGGACCCGAGCTGCGGCCGTGGGTTTACGCCTCGCCCACCAGCGCCGCCGGTTCGTCGCCGATGGCCTGGCGCGAGCTGGACATCGCCAGCGCGCTGCTGAACCCCACGGCGGCCCGCCACGAACGCCGGCGCCTCTTCGATCAAGAGGTATTCGTCTTCGCCGCACCCGTCACCGGCGAGAACCATGCCGTCGCCGGCACGATCATCTATGGCGTCTCGGGCATTCCTCTGGCGCGCGCCCTGGAACGCGCGCGCGCCGACGCGCGTCGAGCGCTGGGCCTCGCCATCGCCATCATCGTCGCGCTGTCCATGGCC encodes the following:
- a CDS encoding serine/threonine-protein kinase, whose product is MSSTEPPVDTLPPGTTLGRYEIRHLIGQGGMGSVYEAIHRDLKKRVAVKTLLPALAASAEAKERFFREGEAASRIRHPNVVDVTDVGAEGPITYLVMELLQGEDLAGLIRRQGPLPFDRAADIMLPVMAAITTAHEQGVVHRDLKPENIFLATSDFGAMTPKVLDFGISKVLDAVQRAALTGTAVTLGTAYYLPPEQLRGSRQADARGDQYALGAILYECLTGRRAFDADSLYAVLKAVSDGTFPPAHELRPDLPPALEATTVRAMQVEPTARFASVRQLGAALLPFASPSARSVWQGFFSGERTGLTPAPIGTAVLTPAALPTGPGHTSALALAPQAGDRAVAGGNHGGTPSADELAAALGRSRSRLPLIAGLVVAAVVGLVIAAMRHESATPATTTATTEATTATPAPAEPAVAAAPPAPAATTAKPTEEPVVVVDAAVSPTVAPTISAAAAPPVVAAPTTGPGNSPPRARRPHAEPAKNEPAGTIVKPPSRPARRKPADVLPNNAPIVE
- a CDS encoding di-heme oxidoredictase family protein, with amino-acid sequence MVGLAGAGIGCADAVADQPADSPATGAQAETAALVSPPAGVHDPGPRGGPAAAGTALAGLTAAEQGVFADAADVFSEIDSVSGGIEGEDGAGLGPTFNATGCVDCHAFPAAGGSSPPINPQVADATRDGATNILPSFIKANGPVREMRLIAVSNANNAPLDGGVTGLFSIKGRTDAPGCNLAQPNFVAQLAANNASFRIPTPTFGLGLVENTSDLTLRANLAANAAAKSALGISGHLNTSGNDGSVTRFGWKAQNKSLLVFAGEAYNVEQGVSNEVFTNERAAVAGCVFNATPEDGVSTSAGLSDVVNFANFMRFSAPPAPADPTPSTTNGSSQFVNVGCANCHSPSLTTAASPFGGMSNVTYHPYSDFAVHHLGATLADGVNQGNAGPADFRSAPLWGVGQRLFFLHDGRTSDLYQAIQAHTSPGNTCVTTQNYQEFNANGVWFQPFTQTQICASEANAVVANFNALSATNQQDVLNFLRSL
- the mepA gene encoding penicillin-insensitive murein endopeptidase, with product MRTGVVETAVPTAPVLALLLVARLAGAAHAGAPDAGAPDAAGTAPPPPADTRTTAQIAALWNRQHTPAPGPARAIGATAAGCLQGAEALSLRGPGYVLIRPSRRRGFGHPAMLAFLRRLAAATKQKRLPPLLIGDVSQARGGPTPSGHRSHQSGLDVDLFYALPHGVNATQLLAPLTETIVLPPVVDLHTHKMTRYWTEAVRTLIEQAARDSAVDRIFVNPAIKRQLCHELPRDTAWLGRLRPWWAHHDHFHVRLACPADSPACVPQDPLPPGDGCTAMDWWFTPDSQSTQTKKQKAEAATPIQLPPACAAVLDAPSR